The following are from one region of the Silene latifolia isolate original U9 population chromosome 9, ASM4854445v1, whole genome shotgun sequence genome:
- the LOC141601123 gene encoding uncharacterized protein LOC141601123, translating to MVYESNDPAKRMGLWDSLSFLASQVGRWVAMGHFNIIRSPQEKIDGSPPDISTISEFNSCLDACGLDDMAGTSPDFTCLISMILLLMFPQTSATFLTPGLFDHCPAILSFSGDPMPKKRFKFLNCWIDHPDYRTMVMKAWDISVIGNSMFKLMAKLKNYDPFSEPLISMEKQLSLEFWKLKDAEAKTLIQRAKIHNIKHDDVCSKFFFAKIKERQQSQYISEIQDTTGTTHRGVHEASPVTREEIKQALFSINSNKSPRLDGFSAGIFKSVWDIIAEDYCSAVEDFFRTGFMPKQAIVTLISLIPKKKVVQTVKDFRPISCCSIIYKTISKILTNRLQGVMSKLVGIKQAAFINNRSLHENVMLTQGLLKGGDLPFVKKATQVLLEFSKWSSLKSNFEKSDAYFGGTSLDTKLLILAATGLAEGKLQVINSIVFGIGNFWCTSLLLPKNVANYIATLCRQNLWGYTEGQRKMTLKSWTSICTPWSEGGFHLKDLPTWNLSHMLKWLWAIDHGRGSSFSVGKAYELLHPKLPALIVYKAIQDNCLLPRHKIILMLAVQHKLLTADMLSKRGFSLATSFGSPSSSKFINVDRDGEPNTNNEKPD from the exons ATGGTGTATGAAAGTAATGATCCTGCAAAAAGGATGGGTCTTTGGGATAGTTTGTCCTTTTTAGCCTCCCAAGTTGGTCGTTGGGTTGCCATGGGTCATTTTAATATCATTAGAAGTCCACAGGAGAAGATTGATGGTTCCCCACCTGATATTTCTACTATTTCTGAGTTTAATTCTTGCTTAGATGCTTGTGGTCTGGATGATATGGCTGGTACTAGCCCTGACTTCACATGTTTAATAAGCATGATTTTACTACTC ATGTTCCCTCAAACTTCTGCTACCTTCTTAACCCCTGGACTCTTTGATCATTGCCCTGCTATTCTCTCTTTTTCTGGTGATCCTATGCCCAAAAAACGATTCAAGTTTCTTAACTGCTGGATAGATCACCCTGATTACAGGACTATGGTCATGAAGGCTTGGGACATTTCAGTCATTGGCAATTCCATGTTTAAACTAATGGCTAAGCTTAAGAAT TATGATCCTTTTTCTGAACCTCTTATTTCCATGGAGAAACAACTTTCCCTGGAATTTTGGAAGCTTAAGGATGCTGAGGCTAAAACTTTGATTCAGAGGGCAAAGATCCATAATATCAAGCATGATGATGTTTGCTCTAAATTCTTCTTTGCTAAAATTAAAGAAAGGCAACAGAGTCAATACATCAGTGAAATTCAGGACACTACTGGCACTACTCATAGGGGTGTGCATGAG GCTTCACCAGTCACTAGGGAGGAAATTAAACAGGCcctcttctccatcaactccaacAAGAGCCCTAGATTAGATGGCTTCTCTGCAGGAATTTTCAAGTCTGTGTGGGATATAATAGCTGAGGACTACTGCTCTGCTGTTGAGGATTTCTTTAGGACTGGGTTCATGCCCAAGCAAGCTATTGTAACCCTTATTTCTCTCATCCCCAAAAAGAAGGTTGTGCAAACTGTAAAGGACTTCAGGCCTATTTCCTGTTGTTCCATCATCTACAAGACTATTAGTAAAATCTTGACTAATAGACTGCAAGGGGTCATGTCCAAGCTAGTTGGCATTAAGCAGGCTGCGTTCATTAATAACAGAAGTTTACATGAGAATGTCATGCTCACCCAAGGGCTCTTGAAAGG AGGTGACCTCCCTTTTGTTAAAAAAGCTACACAAGTTCTTCTGGAGTTCTCTAAATGGTCTAGTCTCAAGTCTAATTTTGAGAAGAGTGATGCCTATTTTGGTGGCACTTCTTTAGACACAAAGCTCCTAATATTAGCAGCAACTGGTTTAGCTGAGG GCAAGCTGCAAGTTATTAACTCTATAGTGTTTGGGATTGGTAATTTCTGGTGCACTAGCCTCCTTCTCCCTAAGAATGTCGCCAACTATATTGCTACGCTTTGCAGACAGAATTTATGGGGTTATACAGAGGGCCAAAGGAAAATGACCCTTAAGAGTTGGACTAGTATATGCACTCCTTGGTCTGAGGGAGGTTTCCATCTCAAAGATCTCCCTACCTGGAATCTTTCTCACATGCTTAAATGGCTATGGGCCATTGATCATGGCAGGGG GAGTTCGTTCTCTGTTGGTAAGGCTTATGAGCTTCTTCATCCGAAACTACCTGCATTGATTGTCTATAAGGCTATTCAGGACAACTGCCTTTTGCCTAGGCATAAGATCATCCTTATGCTTGCTGTTCAACACAAGTTACTCACTGCTGACATGCTATCTAAACGTGGTTTCAGCCTTGCTACCAG